The following proteins come from a genomic window of Echinimonas agarilytica:
- a CDS encoding TRAP transporter substrate-binding protein — protein sequence MKWFLTIGLVTVLTACGADSKQTASTQAAAQQTYKWKLVTSWPKNFPGLGTAPEHFAERVNAMSGGRLTIQVFGANQLVPALQVFDAVSSGTVEMGHSGAYYWKGKAPAAQFFSAVPFGMTAQEMSSWLHYGGGMELWEEVYAPFNLVPLAGGSTGVQMGGWFNKEINSVDDLKGLKMRLPGLGGEVLSRMGGVPVSLPGGEIFTSLQTGAIDATEWVGPYNDLAFGLHEAAQFYYYPGWHEPGSVLEFIVNQEALAELPSDLQAIVRNAARAVNQDMIDEYTFRNIEALKTIQAMEGIQIKRFPDEVLSALRIETEQLLKEQAAADPMVSKVYASFSEFKEGVTAYHNLTERAYLDLRGE from the coding sequence ATGAAGTGGTTTCTGACGATCGGTTTGGTTACCGTATTAACTGCCTGTGGGGCAGATTCAAAACAAACAGCAAGTACTCAAGCAGCAGCACAACAGACGTATAAGTGGAAGCTTGTTACATCATGGCCGAAGAATTTTCCCGGATTGGGAACTGCGCCAGAACATTTTGCTGAGCGCGTGAATGCCATGAGTGGTGGGCGTTTAACGATACAAGTGTTTGGTGCCAACCAATTGGTGCCTGCATTGCAAGTATTTGATGCGGTGTCTTCAGGCACAGTCGAAATGGGCCACAGCGGCGCATATTACTGGAAAGGTAAAGCACCAGCGGCGCAATTTTTTAGTGCAGTCCCTTTTGGTATGACCGCACAAGAAATGAGTAGCTGGCTGCACTATGGCGGCGGCATGGAATTGTGGGAAGAAGTCTATGCACCCTTTAATTTGGTGCCGCTTGCTGGGGGCAGTACTGGCGTTCAGATGGGGGGATGGTTTAACAAAGAAATCAACTCAGTGGATGATCTTAAAGGTCTAAAAATGCGTTTACCTGGACTCGGTGGCGAAGTATTAAGCCGCATGGGGGGGGTGCCCGTATCACTACCTGGTGGAGAGATTTTTACATCGCTGCAAACCGGCGCTATTGATGCCACGGAATGGGTTGGGCCATATAATGACTTAGCCTTTGGGTTACATGAAGCCGCTCAATTCTACTACTACCCAGGTTGGCATGAGCCAGGTTCCGTGCTTGAGTTTATCGTCAATCAGGAAGCTCTGGCTGAATTGCCTTCGGACTTACAAGCTATAGTTCGCAACGCTGCTCGCGCAGTCAATCAAGACATGATCGACGAATATACATTCCGTAATATCGAAGCGCTCAAGACAATTCAGGCCATGGAGGGTATTCAAATCAAACGCTTTCCGGACGAAGTATTGTCGGCATTGCGAATTGAAACTGAGCAACTGTTAAAAGAGCAGGCTGCCGCAGACCCTATGGTAAGCAAAGTGTATGCCTCTTTTAGTGAATTTAAAGAGGGAGTTACGGCATATCATAATTTAACCGAGCGTGCTTATTTGGACCTTCGGGGAGAGTAG
- a CDS encoding Na(+)-translocating NADH-quinone reductase subunit A: MITIKKGLDIPMTGAPSQEIHNGPAINRVAILGEEYHGMRPTMRVRVGDAVKKGTVLFEDKKSPGVIYTSPAAGTIVEINRGAKRVLQSVVVEIDGDESEALTAYDLSQITAEQAREQLIQSGLWTSLRTRPFSRVPAVDAVASAIFVNAMDTNPLAVDPNIVISERREDFANGLKVLAALGQGQLFLAKAPGADVPSVDGVQVEEFAGPHPAGLVGTHIHHLRPASAQHQVWSVNYQDVISIGATFTTGQLDVSRVISVAGPEVTKPQIVRTQIGASIEQLIAGNTTDNELRAVSGSVLAGTKAYGPLSYLGRYHLQVSVLLEGTEKEFLGWVAPGADKFSVTRSFLAHFSPKKLFPMTTSTGGSDRAMVPIGSYEKVMPLDILPTLLLRDLIAGDLESAQSLGCMELDEEDLALCTFVCPGKYEYGTILRECLDTIEREG; the protein is encoded by the coding sequence ATGATCACAATAAAGAAAGGACTGGATATCCCTATGACAGGGGCTCCCTCACAGGAGATCCATAACGGTCCAGCGATCAACCGAGTTGCCATACTCGGCGAAGAGTACCACGGCATGCGACCTACTATGCGAGTCCGCGTAGGAGACGCTGTCAAAAAAGGTACGGTACTGTTCGAAGATAAGAAGTCGCCGGGTGTCATATACACTTCACCTGCTGCCGGAACGATTGTTGAAATCAATCGCGGCGCTAAACGCGTTCTGCAATCAGTAGTTGTTGAGATCGATGGTGATGAATCAGAAGCGCTTACTGCTTATGATTTAAGCCAGATCACTGCTGAGCAAGCGCGCGAACAACTCATTCAAAGCGGTTTGTGGACCTCTTTACGGACACGTCCGTTTAGCCGTGTTCCTGCTGTTGATGCTGTTGCTTCTGCTATTTTTGTCAATGCAATGGACACTAACCCCTTAGCGGTTGATCCTAATATTGTGATCAGCGAACGTCGTGAAGACTTCGCCAATGGCTTAAAAGTGCTTGCAGCCTTAGGTCAAGGACAACTGTTCCTTGCTAAAGCTCCGGGTGCAGATGTACCGTCTGTCGACGGTGTGCAAGTCGAAGAGTTTGCCGGACCGCATCCAGCAGGCTTAGTAGGTACTCACATTCATCACTTACGTCCAGCCAGTGCTCAACACCAAGTGTGGAGTGTGAACTATCAAGACGTGATTTCAATCGGTGCAACATTCACTACCGGACAACTTGACGTTTCTCGTGTGATCTCAGTTGCCGGTCCGGAAGTGACTAAACCGCAAATCGTTCGCACTCAAATCGGCGCTAGCATCGAACAGTTGATCGCTGGAAACACCACAGATAACGAACTGCGAGCGGTTTCTGGCTCTGTCCTGGCGGGTACCAAAGCGTATGGGCCGTTAAGCTATCTGGGCCGTTACCATTTGCAAGTTTCGGTTCTGTTAGAGGGAACAGAAAAAGAATTTTTGGGTTGGGTTGCACCTGGCGCTGATAAATTCTCTGTGACTCGCAGCTTCCTCGCGCATTTTTCACCGAAGAAACTTTTCCCAATGACAACCAGCACTGGTGGTAGTGACCGTGCCATGGTGCCAATTGGAAGTTATGAGAAAGTGATGCCGTTGGATATCTTACCGACATTGCTGCTGCGTGATTTGATCGCGGGTGACTTGGAAAGTGCTCAATCTTTAGGATGCATGGAGCTGGACGAAGAAGACTTGGCCTTGTGTACTTTTGTTTGCCCTGGCAAATACGAGTACGGGACTATTCTCCGTGAATGCCTCGATACGATTGAGAGGGAAGGATAA
- a CDS encoding NADH:ubiquinone reductase (Na(+)-transporting) subunit B → MSLKALFENAEHHFEAGGKYEKWYALYEAAFTIFYTPGLVTKKNTHVRDNIDLKRIMITVWMAVFPAMFFGMYNIGDQAATALAAGYGLPDTWQVGLFQLFGAELSVDASVLTKMWYGACFFLPIYAIVFAVGGFWEVLFAMVRGHEVNEGFFVTSILFALIVPATLPLWQAALGITFGVVVAKEFFGGTGRNFLNPALAGRAFLFFAYPAQISGDSVWTAVDGFSGATALSQWAAGGLEQVTASGLTWTNAFIGHMQGSVGEVSTLGILLGGLLIMYTGVASWRIVVGVMVGAVLTSLLFNAIGSDTNAMFSMPWHWHLVLGGFAFGMIFMATDPVSASFTHTGRFAYGILIGLMVVLIRVVNPAFPEGMMLAILFANLFAPLFDHVVVQSNIKRRLARNV, encoded by the coding sequence ATGAGTTTAAAAGCATTATTTGAGAACGCCGAACATCATTTTGAAGCCGGCGGAAAATATGAAAAATGGTATGCGCTATATGAAGCAGCATTTACCATTTTTTACACCCCAGGTTTGGTGACTAAGAAAAATACTCACGTTCGTGACAACATTGATTTGAAACGAATCATGATTACCGTATGGATGGCAGTTTTTCCTGCAATGTTCTTCGGTATGTACAACATTGGTGATCAAGCTGCGACTGCGCTGGCTGCTGGTTATGGCTTGCCTGATACATGGCAAGTTGGCTTGTTCCAATTATTTGGCGCAGAACTGTCGGTTGATGCCAGTGTCCTGACTAAAATGTGGTACGGCGCGTGCTTCTTCTTACCCATTTACGCGATCGTGTTTGCGGTCGGTGGCTTTTGGGAAGTGTTGTTCGCAATGGTACGTGGTCACGAAGTCAACGAAGGCTTCTTTGTCACTTCCATTTTGTTTGCACTGATTGTTCCTGCAACCTTGCCATTGTGGCAAGCTGCGTTAGGTATTACGTTCGGTGTTGTTGTTGCTAAAGAATTCTTTGGTGGTACAGGTCGTAACTTCCTCAACCCAGCTTTAGCAGGCCGCGCATTCTTATTCTTTGCTTACCCTGCGCAAATCTCAGGTGATTCAGTTTGGACTGCGGTTGATGGCTTCTCAGGAGCAACCGCGTTAAGCCAATGGGCCGCCGGTGGTTTAGAGCAAGTCACAGCGTCTGGTTTGACTTGGACCAATGCATTCATTGGCCACATGCAAGGCTCTGTGGGTGAAGTTTCTACCCTTGGCATCTTGTTGGGTGGATTACTCATCATGTACACCGGTGTTGCGTCATGGCGCATTGTCGTTGGCGTGATGGTTGGCGCTGTTCTAACAAGTTTGTTGTTCAATGCGATTGGCAGTGATACCAATGCGATGTTCAGCATGCCTTGGCATTGGCATCTTGTGTTGGGTGGCTTTGCGTTTGGTATGATCTTCATGGCAACAGACCCTGTGTCTGCATCATTCACTCATACTGGACGTTTTGCCTACGGTATCTTGATTGGTTTAATGGTTGTGTTGATTCGCGTGGTTAACCCTGCGTTCCCAGAAGGCATGATGCTGGCAATCTTGTTCGCAAACTTGTTTGCGCCTTTGTTCGACCACGTAGTGGTTCAATCAAATATCAAACGGAGGCTGGCACGCAATGTCTAG
- a CDS encoding Na(+)-translocating NADH-quinone reductase subunit C: MSSNNDSISKTLIVVIGLCLVCSLIVSVAAVGLKPTQQYNKALDKQRNILEAAGLLAQAGGDIAGVYNQYIEAKVVDLTTGEYVTDIDANKFDQRKASKTPGENIELKGSEDIAGIKRMSKYANVYFAKNDAGEVETLILPVHGYGLWSTMYAFLAVEPDTNTVKALVYYDQLETPGLGGEIENPSWKAQWVGKKLFDDNWNLVMKVVKGGATPGDIHGVDGLSGATLTGNGVQNTFDFWLSDKAFGNYLAKVRSEGLNNG, encoded by the coding sequence ATGTCTAGTAATAACGATTCCATCTCCAAAACGTTAATTGTAGTGATTGGCCTATGTTTGGTCTGCTCTCTTATCGTATCGGTTGCCGCGGTTGGTTTAAAACCCACTCAGCAGTACAACAAAGCGTTAGATAAACAACGCAATATTCTCGAAGCTGCAGGCTTGTTGGCGCAAGCAGGCGGAGACATCGCGGGTGTTTACAACCAATACATTGAAGCCAAAGTTGTTGATTTAACAACTGGCGAATATGTCACCGATATCGACGCCAATAAGTTCGATCAACGCAAGGCATCAAAAACGCCAGGCGAAAACATTGAACTCAAAGGCAGCGAAGATATTGCGGGCATCAAGCGTATGTCCAAGTACGCCAATGTTTACTTTGCAAAAAACGACGCTGGTGAAGTTGAGACCTTGATTCTTCCCGTTCATGGCTATGGCTTATGGTCAACGATGTATGCCTTCTTGGCGGTTGAGCCTGATACCAATACCGTCAAAGCTCTGGTCTACTATGACCAGCTTGAAACTCCAGGCTTGGGTGGGGAAATTGAAAACCCATCTTGGAAAGCTCAGTGGGTAGGTAAAAAATTGTTTGATGACAATTGGAACCTCGTCATGAAAGTTGTGAAAGGTGGTGCTACACCGGGTGATATCCACGGTGTAGACGGTTTATCTGGTGCTACCTTAACGGGTAACGGTGTTCAGAACACATTTGACTTTTGGTTGAGCGATAAAGCTTTCGGCAACTACTTGGCGAAGGTTCGCAGCGAGGGCTTAAACAATGGCTAG
- a CDS encoding NADH:ubiquinone reductase (Na(+)-transporting) subunit D: MASAKEMKQVLFSPVLDNNPIALQILGVCSALAVTSKMETAFVMALALTAVTAFSNLFVSLIRNHIPSSVRIIVQMAIIASLVIVVDQILKAYAYDVAKQLSVFVGLIITNCIVMGRAEAYAMKSPPLMSFLDGIGNGLGYSALLLVVGFFRELLGSGTLFGVEILPLITNGGWYQANGLLLLPPSAFFIIGGIIWVLRTFKPDQVEAKD; this comes from the coding sequence ATGGCTAGTGCAAAGGAAATGAAGCAAGTATTGTTTAGCCCTGTGCTCGACAATAACCCAATTGCGCTTCAAATCTTGGGTGTGTGTTCGGCATTGGCCGTCACATCTAAAATGGAAACTGCGTTCGTAATGGCCTTGGCTTTAACTGCCGTAACCGCATTTTCTAACTTGTTCGTATCATTGATTCGTAATCACATTCCTAGCAGTGTGCGGATCATTGTTCAAATGGCAATTATCGCATCCTTGGTGATCGTCGTTGACCAAATCTTGAAAGCATATGCGTATGACGTAGCGAAACAGCTGTCGGTATTTGTTGGTTTGATTATTACCAACTGTATTGTCATGGGACGTGCTGAAGCATATGCCATGAAGAGTCCGCCGTTAATGAGCTTTTTAGACGGTATTGGTAACGGCCTAGGTTACTCTGCGTTGCTATTAGTTGTTGGCTTCTTCCGCGAGTTACTTGGCTCTGGCACATTGTTTGGTGTTGAGATCTTGCCGTTGATTACCAACGGTGGCTGGTACCAAGCAAACGGTCTGTTGCTCTTACCACCAAGTGCTTTCTTCATTATCGGCGGCATCATCTGGGTGTTGCGTACCTTTAAGCCTGATCAAGTGGAGGCCAAGGACTAA
- the nqrE gene encoding NADH:ubiquinone reductase (Na(+)-transporting) subunit E, producing MEHYISLFVRAIFVENMALAFFLGMCTFLAVSKKVKTSFGLGIAVIVVLTIAVPANNIIYNYVLKEGALVWLGLPSTVDLSFLGFITYIGVIAALVQILEMLLDKYFPPLYNALGIFLPLITVNCAIFGGVSFMVERDYNFTESVVYGFGSGVGWALAITALAGLREKMKYSDVPDGLRGLGITFITVGLMALGFMSFSGVQL from the coding sequence ATGGAACATTATATTAGCTTGTTCGTACGAGCAATTTTCGTAGAGAACATGGCGTTAGCATTCTTCTTGGGAATGTGTACCTTCTTGGCGGTCTCGAAAAAAGTGAAAACTTCTTTCGGTCTTGGTATCGCCGTGATTGTCGTGCTCACGATCGCAGTGCCTGCGAACAACATTATTTATAACTATGTACTCAAAGAGGGTGCATTGGTTTGGTTAGGTTTACCGTCAACAGTTGATTTGAGCTTCTTGGGCTTCATTACCTACATTGGTGTGATTGCAGCCTTGGTTCAAATCTTAGAAATGTTGTTGGATAAGTACTTTCCGCCGCTCTATAACGCGTTAGGAATCTTCCTACCATTGATTACTGTGAACTGTGCCATCTTCGGTGGCGTATCATTCATGGTAGAGCGTGACTACAACTTTACAGAAAGTGTAGTTTACGGTTTTGGTAGCGGAGTGGGCTGGGCATTGGCAATTACTGCCCTTGCGGGTCTGCGTGAGAAGATGAAGTATTCAGATGTGCCAGATGGTCTTCGTGGCTTAGGCATTACTTTCATCACTGTGGGCCTAATGGCTCTGGGCTTTATGTCTTTCTCTGGCGTACAGCTGTAA
- the nqrF gene encoding NADH:ubiquinone reductase (Na(+)-transporting) subunit F gives MQEIVLGVVFFTLIVLALVLIILFAKSKLVSSGEITIDINEDPDKAIKTQAGDKLLGALANAGIFVSSACGGGGSCGQCRVNILDGGGDILPTELDHITKKEAREGCRLACQVAVKTDMKIELEEEIFGVKQWECTVRSNDNKATFIKELVLNIPDGEAVPFRAGGYIQIEAPAHHIKYADFDVPSEYRGDWEHFGFFKLESKVDEPVIRAYSMANYPEEEGIIMLNVRIATPPPRDLSLPPGQMSSFIWSLKEGDKVTISGPFGEFFAKDTNAEMVFVGGGAGMAPMRSHIFDQLRRLKTDRKMSFWYGARSKREMFYVEDFDMLQDENENFQWHVALSDPQPEDNWEGYTGFIHNVLLENYLKDHEAPEDCEFYMCGPPMMNAAVINMLKELGVEDENILLDDFGG, from the coding sequence ATGCAAGAAATTGTACTCGGTGTTGTATTTTTCACCCTGATTGTACTTGCGCTGGTGCTGATCATCCTGTTTGCAAAGTCCAAACTTGTAAGCAGTGGTGAAATCACCATCGATATTAATGAAGACCCTGATAAAGCAATTAAAACCCAAGCGGGTGATAAATTGTTGGGTGCGTTGGCGAATGCTGGAATTTTCGTATCATCAGCCTGTGGTGGCGGTGGCTCGTGTGGCCAGTGTCGCGTGAACATTCTTGATGGTGGCGGAGATATACTGCCAACTGAATTGGATCACATTACCAAGAAAGAAGCTCGCGAAGGGTGTCGTTTGGCATGTCAGGTTGCAGTGAAAACTGACATGAAAATTGAACTCGAAGAAGAAATCTTCGGCGTGAAGCAATGGGAATGTACTGTTCGTTCAAACGACAACAAAGCGACTTTCATTAAAGAATTAGTATTGAATATCCCTGACGGCGAAGCGGTTCCATTCCGTGCCGGTGGTTATATTCAAATTGAAGCGCCCGCGCATCACATTAAATATGCGGATTTTGATGTTCCGAGTGAATATCGTGGAGACTGGGAGCACTTTGGCTTCTTCAAGTTAGAGTCCAAAGTTGACGAGCCGGTGATCCGTGCTTACTCAATGGCGAACTATCCAGAAGAAGAAGGCATCATCATGTTGAACGTGCGTATTGCTACGCCACCGCCTCGTGATTTGAGTCTGCCACCTGGTCAAATGTCGTCATTCATTTGGAGCCTCAAAGAAGGAGACAAAGTGACGATCTCTGGTCCATTCGGAGAGTTTTTTGCGAAAGATACCAATGCTGAAATGGTCTTTGTTGGCGGTGGTGCGGGTATGGCGCCTATGCGTAGCCACATCTTTGATCAGCTTCGCCGTTTGAAAACTGACCGTAAGATGAGCTTCTGGTACGGTGCTCGTTCTAAACGTGAAATGTTCTATGTAGAAGATTTCGATATGTTGCAGGACGAGAATGAGAACTTCCAGTGGCATGTGGCATTGTCGGATCCTCAACCTGAGGACAATTGGGAAGGTTACACAGGCTTTATTCATAATGTATTGCTTGAAAACTACCTGAAAGACCACGAAGCTCCAGAAGATTGTGAGTTCTACATGTGTGGTCCACCGATGATGAACGCAGCGGTCATCAACATGCTCAAAGAATTGGGTGTGGAAGATGAAAATATTCTGTTGGATGACTTTGGCGGATAA
- a CDS encoding FAD:protein FMN transferase: MTKQQKVLWLALIGLAIFVFWWQQPEKLQQVEIDGQTMGTYYVVKVVAPESEVIDAVALKAKIDDELVSVNKAMSTYDPTSELSLFNQSESIDPQVVSTALAYVVDEAIRLGELSHGALDVTVGPLVNLWGFGPDGRPEKKPEPEQQEAAQARVGLKHLQLSAQGLSKTIPNLYVDLSTIAKGYGVDQVAELVMAQGFTNVMVDIGGELRLEGMNANRQAWRIAIEKPVDGERAVQQIVAASNMGIATSGDYRNYFEVDGVRFSHIIDPETSLPINHRLVSVTVLHPSSMTADGLSTALMVMGDKEGFEWAEALELPVYMIIKTDQGFEGKATAAMQAYLVH, from the coding sequence ATGACTAAACAGCAAAAAGTATTGTGGCTAGCCTTGATTGGGCTAGCCATTTTTGTTTTCTGGTGGCAACAACCAGAAAAACTTCAGCAAGTTGAAATTGACGGTCAAACCATGGGGACATATTACGTCGTTAAGGTTGTAGCACCTGAGTCTGAAGTGATTGATGCGGTCGCGCTCAAAGCGAAAATTGATGATGAGTTGGTGAGTGTGAACAAGGCAATGTCGACTTACGATCCCACATCTGAATTATCACTATTCAATCAATCCGAAAGTATCGACCCGCAAGTGGTTTCAACCGCTTTGGCTTATGTAGTGGATGAGGCAATTCGTTTAGGAGAGCTCAGTCATGGGGCGCTTGATGTGACGGTTGGGCCTTTGGTAAACCTTTGGGGCTTTGGTCCTGATGGACGACCTGAAAAGAAACCCGAGCCAGAACAGCAAGAGGCGGCTCAAGCCCGAGTGGGTCTCAAGCACTTGCAGCTGTCTGCACAAGGTTTAAGCAAAACGATTCCAAACCTTTATGTTGACCTCTCTACCATCGCTAAAGGTTATGGTGTGGATCAAGTGGCAGAATTGGTGATGGCTCAAGGTTTTACCAATGTGATGGTTGATATTGGTGGCGAGTTGCGTTTGGAAGGGATGAACGCTAATCGACAAGCTTGGCGGATTGCTATAGAAAAACCTGTGGATGGTGAACGAGCGGTGCAACAAATTGTTGCAGCATCGAATATGGGGATTGCTACATCGGGTGATTATCGCAATTATTTTGAGGTAGACGGTGTTCGTTTCTCGCACATCATCGACCCTGAAACCAGTTTGCCGATCAATCATCGGCTCGTTTCTGTGACCGTGTTGCATCCATCCAGTATGACGGCCGACGGTTTGTCGACCGCATTAATGGTCATGGGTGACAAAGAGGGCTTTGAATGGGCTGAGGCGCTTGAATTGCCGGTTTATATGATCATTAAAACTGACCAAGGATTTGAAGGCAAAGCCACTGCTGCAATGCAAGCATATCTGGTGCACTAA
- the nqrM gene encoding (Na+)-NQR maturation NqrM, with protein sequence MLTFAVAFVVLLLVVAAMSVGYIVQRKTISGSCGGIAALGMAKVCDCPEPCEKRRKREAKEEKAALRQKIIDENRIL encoded by the coding sequence ATGCTTACTTTTGCTGTTGCGTTCGTTGTCTTATTGCTCGTAGTTGCCGCGATGTCGGTGGGTTATATTGTTCAACGTAAGACCATATCAGGGAGTTGTGGGGGTATTGCAGCCTTAGGTATGGCGAAGGTATGTGATTGCCCTGAGCCTTGCGAAAAGCGCCGTAAGCGCGAGGCTAAAGAAGAGAAAGCCGCTTTACGCCAAAAAATAATTGATGAGAATCGCATTCTTTAA
- a CDS encoding acyltransferase family protein has translation MFLHSFNYFRAIAIIFVVLAHSYIPAGWQPSSGTLFERFQFDLMMNGTVFFVFISGFLFHHVFVPRYQFKKFMVKKIKFVLMPYLFLSILPILFWLYWAPIPAPHESLYAGHSDLQTAIWYVLTGRQLTAYWYIPMVMVLFAITPFVLWLDKRNWLMHAAIPLLIISALIHRPVSNLSAVQSLFYFFPVFLIGAWASQHKDLLYQKLARKEIWLLIVAVALAAIQALFTDQIGNSQKDAFEWAGIDYSLFQKILLCFALMVFLHRFEDKEWGWMNTLANVSFAVYFIHPWFTTTWRLYYPTPDTWSSAGNLLTTLGVCAILIGLSILVAKLFKAIFKSKSRYLIGW, from the coding sequence GTGTTTCTTCATTCGTTCAATTACTTTCGTGCCATCGCCATCATTTTTGTGGTGTTGGCGCATAGCTATATTCCAGCAGGGTGGCAGCCAAGTTCAGGTACGCTGTTCGAGCGCTTTCAGTTTGATTTGATGATGAATGGCACGGTGTTTTTCGTGTTTATATCAGGTTTTCTGTTTCATCATGTGTTTGTTCCTCGCTACCAATTTAAAAAGTTTATGGTAAAGAAAATCAAATTTGTGTTGATGCCTTACCTATTCCTATCCATTCTGCCGATTCTTTTCTGGCTATATTGGGCACCTATTCCAGCACCACACGAGAGCCTTTATGCAGGGCATTCTGACCTACAAACTGCGATTTGGTATGTGTTAACTGGCCGCCAACTTACGGCATATTGGTACATCCCCATGGTCATGGTATTGTTTGCCATTACGCCCTTTGTGTTGTGGCTCGATAAGCGGAATTGGCTGATGCATGCTGCCATTCCATTGTTGATTATATCGGCACTCATTCACCGACCTGTTAGCAATTTATCAGCGGTTCAATCGCTGTTCTATTTTTTCCCCGTATTTTTAATCGGAGCTTGGGCCAGTCAGCACAAAGATTTGCTCTATCAAAAGCTCGCTAGAAAAGAGATTTGGTTACTGATTGTTGCGGTTGCCCTTGCTGCAATTCAGGCCTTGTTCACCGATCAAATCGGTAATTCTCAGAAAGACGCTTTTGAATGGGCGGGTATTGATTACAGCTTATTTCAAAAGATACTGCTGTGCTTTGCCCTGATGGTATTTCTTCATCGTTTTGAAGACAAAGAGTGGGGTTGGATGAACACTTTAGCCAATGTTAGTTTTGCTGTGTATTTCATTCATCCATGGTTTACCACCACATGGCGATTGTACTACCCAACTCCAGATACTTGGTCGTCAGCGGGTAATCTACTCACGACGCTAGGCGTATGCGCAATACTGATTGGCTTGAGTATTTTGGTGGCGAAGTTATTCAAAGCTATTTTCAAATCAAAAAGCCGCTATCTTATCGGTTGGTAA
- a CDS encoding DUF3429 domain-containing protein — translation MYGQAKDSNLTSSYDVPKNYQADRQRNAERLGHAGLIPFVCLAAAQLMVAPERVESVQVALHIYSVVIMNFVAGSLWSQSLQHAARRHDTTVQTFSILLSLLSWLTFLIDVHMGLLVMAVAFGVLRLFEREFSHAWRVPRWYEQLRDRLTVVVACSLILVVVTL, via the coding sequence GTGTACGGACAAGCGAAAGATTCCAATTTAACGTCATCGTATGACGTTCCTAAGAACTATCAAGCTGACCGCCAACGAAATGCAGAGCGGTTAGGCCACGCGGGGCTTATCCCATTTGTGTGCTTGGCTGCTGCACAATTGATGGTTGCTCCTGAGCGGGTAGAGTCAGTGCAGGTCGCATTACATATTTACTCGGTGGTGATCATGAATTTCGTGGCCGGCTCATTATGGTCTCAATCGTTGCAGCACGCCGCTCGGCGACACGACACCACAGTTCAAACGTTTAGTATCTTGTTGTCATTGCTGTCGTGGTTAACATTCCTGATTGACGTTCACATGGGCTTGCTCGTAATGGCAGTCGCTTTTGGGGTGTTGCGTTTGTTTGAGCGTGAATTCAGTCACGCTTGGCGTGTGCCGCGCTGGTATGAGCAACTGCGAGATAGGCTGACGGTTGTTGTGGCTTGTTCATTAATACTTGTTGTGGTGACTCTGTGA
- a CDS encoding SDR family NAD(P)-dependent oxidoreductase, with protein sequence MLITGASGAIGRGLALHHQALGHDVVCVTSQTSIDPNVRSLPQLDWHLDCHYEAYSTRLVPLLSSNRFDQIYHCAGGLHWNGRLPEKSIAQFSPDFFLQNMQRNCLSAMALVQSLDQTMNKSSETKVAMLSAMVGSISDNQLGGWYSYRASKAALNMLIKTVSIEWKRRFPDASIIALHPGTTDSELSRPFQKNLNPNKLYSAKLTAKRLTLAINQVSSSQSGAFLNWDGGQISW encoded by the coding sequence GTGCTTATCACGGGGGCCAGTGGTGCAATTGGCAGGGGACTTGCCTTGCATCATCAAGCGCTTGGACATGATGTGGTGTGCGTTACAAGTCAAACCTCTATTGATCCAAACGTTAGATCTTTGCCCCAACTAGATTGGCATCTTGATTGTCATTACGAAGCCTATAGCACTCGCCTTGTTCCGTTGCTTTCCAGCAACAGGTTCGATCAAATTTACCATTGTGCTGGCGGCTTACATTGGAATGGTAGATTGCCTGAAAAGTCGATTGCTCAATTTAGTCCCGATTTTTTCCTTCAAAATATGCAGCGCAATTGTTTGTCTGCTATGGCATTAGTTCAGTCGCTTGATCAAACGATGAATAAATCCAGCGAGACTAAAGTAGCGATGTTATCAGCGATGGTTGGCTCTATTTCTGACAATCAGCTCGGAGGGTGGTATAGCTATCGCGCCAGTAAAGCGGCATTAAATATGCTGATAAAAACAGTGAGTATAGAATGGAAACGCAGATTCCCAGATGCGTCAATTATTGCACTACATCCCGGTACAACTGACAGCGAACTATCACGCCCCTTTCAAAAAAATTTGAATCCAAATAAGCTATATTCGGCAAAATTGACAGCTAAACGACTGACATTGGCGATAAATCAGGTATCATCGAGCCAATCAGGTGCTTTTTTAAATTGGGATGGCGGTCAAATTTCTTGGTAG